From the Plasmodium vivax chromosome 5, whole genome shotgun sequence genome, one window contains:
- a CDS encoding chromosome associated protein, putative (encoded by transcript PVX_089660A), with amino-acid sequence MYIKQIKLKGFRTYKNETTIDFTKGINCIVGFNGSGKSNILLAIEFILSDMCEYKQVFLHEGIGSAVRSCYVEIIFDNSEKYFSMFKENEIKIKKVMENMKCEIYVNEKNISKNQYVELLESCGLCVNNLYNIIKQGQIIKLSNMKDEEILNYLKSILGAKIFEEKKKDALSMLKECDAKKGTIEKEFQEMNAKLESLQAEFEHFLAYKKLEKEKVHLEYHLNEINYKNVYKETQTLKSKLQELKNKTQDEDNNLSVSNNTKSEYTEQLNKMKLEIVSYQNELDKSVSEEIQNKRNIIHLEILIDEKRKEKKLKESKNKSKIENLNQINDFILRVNEKLQSLKSVINLKEREIEDKHSEINMLLSMNQTKNPKDGNYSHNVKKIEKMIGDINTELSALEKEAIKNEKYLQELEEESKLLKNSVQENKTLSEKCADEISQLNSKSEICVEHKRQFQQKISEGTANLNVVKSQLIEVNDKYEEMVKSSNKEIVKMVQLILEDSSIHKENVLGFLIDNINVEKTYVKAVDTVLENHYFTLIVEDMKTAKKIVEFIEKKREEKKKKEFEFKDFFFGKLTIVPLLNIRKYSDFTYPNDKNMVPLINCVNYNTKIYEFLKSILFKTVIVKSLECCQNYLEENYNCVNIDGDYMTKQGFMYGGYSKKKYGVYTIYNKLKELKEKEKKEKSAIEEMTNGIEKIDEELRIIYDKKSNAAAQKNGCLTTLNSITNSIHANEENVRIASEKIKQIKEKREHLEDYKDKLKVQILQLRNSNVNPDESPKGSVDINALNEQVKKLREELNKVTNEYDDFKNKLELLYQKRSENDSNIYMEEYEDVDIDEYTKELREKKNNIEKIEKEKMLYEQKIKQISKDMESVKSSLDKIYINEKKHKKRILDLCHQMNQINEELRILEGKEENIRKKKIILPQGVKDPNEYKNYDKQELSAKLKSITLELKKYSNVNEKAGDRLNMLMSDFNELKKRNEEIGTSYKNIKDMIQHIGKKKDEALEATYLKISKYFSEYFSLLFKNRKATLVLKKMSEKEYKDTLREASEKRARKKMIDDEAYVDKITGISINITSNEDEKMSYTIQELSGGERSIVAICLFLCLNKIDNFSFFFFDEIDAALDTIHRDNLSLLLRELAQRGTQFIITTFRKELLEYCENMYIVRIVDRESYIARGTKKEAYEIISTVLPSHDKRKNN; translated from the exons ATGTACATAAAACAGATAAAACTTAAAGGGTTCCGGACctacaaaaatgaaacgaCCATTGATTTCACCAAGGGGATTAACTGCATAG TGGGGTTTAATGGGTCCGGGAAGAGCAACATCCTGCTAGCCATCGAGTTCATACTGAGCGACATGTGCGAGTACAAACAGGTCTTTTTACACGAAGGGATAGGAAGTGCAGTGAGGAGCTGCTACGTAGAAATCATTTTTGACAACTCGGAAAAGTATTTTAGCATGTTtaaagaaaacgaaattaaaataaaaaaagtgatggAAAATATGAAGTGCGAAATCTAcgtgaatgaaaaaaatattagtaAAAATCAATACGTAGAATTACTAGAAAGTTGCGGATTATGTGTTAACAATCTGTATAACATAATTAAGCAAGGACAGATTATCAAATTAAGTAACATGAaagatgaagaaattttaaattacttAAAGAGTATCCTGGGCGCGAAAATatttgaagagaaaaaaaaagacgcccTATCAATGCTCAAAGAATGTGAtgccaaaaaaggaaccatCGAAAAGGAGTTTCAAGAAATGAATGCAAAATTGGAAAGTCTACAAGCAGAgtttgaacattttttagcctataaaaaattggaaaaagaaaaggttcATCTGGAATATCATTTGAACgaaataaattacaaaaatgtttataaagAGACGCAAACGCTGAAATCTAAGTTGCAAGAATTGAAGAATAAAACGCAGGATGAGGACAATAACTTAAGCGTAAGCAACAACACCAAATCGGAGTACACAGAACAgctgaacaaaatgaaattggAAATTGTTTCCTATCAAAATGAGCTAGACAAATCGGTGTCCGAAGAAAtacaaaacaaaagaaatatCATCCACCTCGAAATTTTGATtgacgaaaaaaggaaggagaaaaaactgaaggagtccaaaaataaaagcaaaattgaAAACCTCAACCAGATTAACGATTTCATTTTGCGCGTTAATGAGAAGCTCCAGAGCCTCAAGAGCGTCATCAATTTGAAGGAGAGGGAGATAGAGGACAAGCACAGCGAGATCAACATG TTGCTCTCCATGAACCAGACAAAGAACCCCAAGGACGGGAACTACTCCCataatgtgaaaaaaatcgaGAAGATGATAGGCGACATCAACACGGAGTTGTCCGCCCTGGAGAAGGAG GCGATAAAAAACGAGAAATACTTGCAAGAACTGGAAGAGGAGTCCAAACTTCTAAAAAACAGTGTTCAGGAAAACAAGACGCTATCGGAGAAGTGCGCCGATGAGATAAGTCAACTGAACAGT AAATCGGAGATCTGCGTCGAGCACAAGAGGCAGTTCCAACAGAAAATCTCCGAGGGAACGGCAAACCTGAATGTTGTTAAGAGCCAACTGATTGAAGTGAATG ACAAGTACGAAGAAATGGTAAAGAGCTCGAACAAAGAAATAGTCAAGATGGTGCAGCTGATCCTGGAGGACTCCAGCATACACAAGGAAAACGTTTTGGGCTTCCTCATAGACAACATAAAC gtggAGAAGACGTACGTGAAGGCCGTGGACACCGTCCTGGAAAACCACTACTTCACGCTGATCGTCGAAGACATGAAGACGGCGAAAAAAATAGTCgaatttatagaaaaaaaaagagaagaaaaaaaaaaaaaggaatttgaGTTTAAGGATTTCTTCTTCGGAAAATTGACCATCGTTCCCTTGTTGAACATAAGAAAGTATAGCGACTTCACGTACCCGAACGACAAAAATATGGTGCCCCTCATAAACTGCGTAAATTACAACACCAAGATATATGAGTTTTTAAAgagcattttatttaaaacggTCATCGTGAAGTCCCTGGAGTGCTGCCAGAACTACCTGGAGGAGAACTACAACTGCGTCAACATCGACGGGGACTAC ATGACCAAGCAGGGGTTTATGTACGGCGGGTACAGCAAAAAGAAGTACGGCGTTTACACCATTTACAATAAGCTGAAAGAgctgaaggaaaaggagaagaaggagaagagcgCCATCGAAGAAATGACCAACGGCATCGAGAAAATAGACGAGGAGCTGCGAATCATTTATGATAAGAAGTCCAACGCGGCAGCCCAGAAAAATGGGTGTCTAACGACCCTAAACTCAATTACGAATAGCATTCAcgcaaatgaagaaaacgtACGGATAGctagcgaaaaaataaaacagatTAAGGAGAAGAGGGAGCATCTGGAGGATTATAAAGACAAACTCAAGGTGCAGATACTGCAGCTGCGAAATAGTAATGTGAATCCGGACGAGTCGCCGAAAGGCTCCGTAGATATCAACGCCCTGAATGAGCAAGTCAAAAAGCTCAGGGAGGAACTCAACAAGGTTACCAACGAGTACGACGATTTTAAGAACAAGCTGGAGCTTCTGTACCAGAAGAGGAGCGAG AATGACTCCAACATCTACATGGAAGAGTACGAAGACGTCGACATCGACGAGTACACCAAAGAGCtcagggagaagaagaacaacatCGAAAAg atcgaaaaggaaaagatgCTCTACGAACAGAAGATAAAACAGATCAGC AAAGACATGGAAAGCGTGAAGTCCAGCTTGGACAAAATCTACATAAACGAGAAGAAGCACAAGAAGAGAATTTTGGACCTGTGCCATCAGATGAATCAGATAAATGAGGAGCTTCGCATTTTGGA aggaaaggaagaaaacatacgaaaaaaaaaaataattttgccGCAAGGTGTGAAAGACccaaatgaatataaaaattacgatAAGCAGGAGTTGTCTGCGAAGCTTAAATCCATAACGCtg GAACTGAAGAAATACTCCAATGTGAATGAAAAGGCGGGAGACAGACTGAACATGTTAATGA GCGATTTTAATGagctgaagaagaggaacgAGGAGATAGGCACGtcatataaaaacattaagGACATGATACAG CACattgggaagaagaaggacgaaGCGTTGGAGGCTACGTACTTAAAAATCAGTAAATATTTCTCCGAGTATTTCTCACTCCTTTTTAAGAATCGGAAGGCTACCCTG gtgcttaaaaaaatgagcgaaaAGGAGTACAAGGATACCCTGAGGGAGGCGAGCGAGAAAAGGGCGCGGAAGAAGATGATAGACGATGAAG CCTACGTTGACAAAATCACGGGCATCTCGATCAACATCACCTCGAACgaggatgaaaaaatgagTTACACAATTCAGGAGTTGTCTG GAGGAGAGCGCAGCATCGTGGCCATTTGCCTCTTTCTCTGCCTGAACAAAATCGacaacttttcctttttctttttcgacGAAATTGACGCGGCCCTGGATACAATTCACCGGGACAACCTCTCACTCCT CCTGCGGGAGCTGGCCCAGAGAGGAACCCAGTTCATAATCACGACCTTCAG gAAGGAGCTCCTGGAGTACTGCGAAAATATGTACATCGTCAGGATAGTAGACCGCGAAAGTTACATCGCCAGGGGGACGAAGAAGGAGGCCTACGAAATAATCAGCACGGTACTGCCGAGCCACGacaagcgaaaaaataattaa
- a CDS encoding ubiquitin carboxyl-terminal hydrolase a, putative (encoded by transcript PVX_089655A) → MADIKSVVASISASIREPSKDDVIYLDECSVTGLKDIFDEGVFVDLVSFESFSLKCLKYNYSRAQQGGGEGPGSHAGSSHAGSSHAGSSHAGRFYLNVKKKKKLLDKIEKSEIKNLTLNVEGGFKETRVYEYHCEYALYDVEANLYINLDEVEDERVKSICQSIISHKNELKKESPNKWVNEIKESKYAKDLVQLPNITIKNENLECAVCKAKKNIWLNLSDGYIGCGRKIFNYGGGCLNNEEGAALKHFYDSGKKYPLVVKLGTITKEGEADVFSYADDENDSVIDPYIDVHLKNLGINITSLNKTEVTTLEKEIKENQNINFSSILDRDTQLVCKEGKVGFLNLGNTCYMNCALQVFLSIKEVSYRYIGNQFDFLLTLNPKTKTHHDLFIQYAKLCCMIYKGDYISKKKNYIKKFKEECQERNVEVTYDSDVDEEDCVSINPSMFRTCLNQKGNPFCNNNQQDIFEFLTYLLNELIENENVIFQRLLNGSNSNKRKIDQLESVEQGGAPEKEDKFKKSNNGSGGSGGVSDGEEQQKSEKSIFNLFTFEMDQTIVSDEYNLSKSSFHNNILSLDIPLDSALLKSLEAESSPASPPQVTLLDCLNHFIKKDHIEEYYSEEKKRKILAQKDIKFKSFPPYLFIHIKRFYADENWSAKKINIPVQTDEYINLEFMRSEKSTPGGDNSSGYAEGQGKNSTGASHSGKSNEEHIMQQHKDLLDSLLDLGFEKEKVLEAIKKVKVKNVNNCISYIYGEDSVELDLQEISQGTDVNSENLNSIVSMGVNKNVAMASLLINKNDLQKSIDYIFSNLDALTESKCAAIVNRNKCEDGLANYELVASIVHMGSNANSGHYICYIKDGSQWYVYNDNKIGLCDANKGKDTAYIHLYKRI, encoded by the exons ATGGCGGACATTAAAAGCGTTGTGGCCTCCATTTCGGCGAGCATCCGCGAGCCGTCGAAGGATGACGTGATCTACTTGGACGAGTGCAGCGTGAC CGGCCTCAAGGACATCTTCGACGAGGGCGTGTTCGTGGACCTGGTTTCCTTCGAGAGCTTCAGCCTCAAGTGCCTCAAGTACAACTACAGCCGCGCGCAGCAGGGCGGCGGCGAGGGCCCGGGCAGCCACGCAGGTAGCAGCCACGCAGGCAGCAGCCACGCAGGTAGCAGCCACGCAGGGAGGTTCTACCTgaatgtgaagaagaaaaaaaaactgctggACAAGATagaaaaaagcgaaataaaaaacctGACGCTGAACGTGGAAGGAGGCTTCAAGGAAACCAGGGTGTATGAGTACCACTGCGAGTATGCCCTGTATGATGTGGAGGCCAACCTGTATATCAACCTAGACGAGGTGGAAGACGAGCGAGTAAAAAGCATTTGCCAGAGCATAATCAGTCACAAGAATgagctgaagaaggagagccCCAACAAGTGGGTGAACGAAATAAAGGAGAGCAAATACGCAAAGGACCTTGTGCAGCTACCGAACATTAccatcaaaaatgaaaacctcGAGTGTGCCGTCTGCAAAGCGAAGAAAAACATATGGCTGAACCTATCCGATGGGTACATTGGGTGCGGGAGGAAAATATTCAATTACGGAGGGGGCTGCCTCAACAatgaagaaggagcagcaTTAAAGCATTTCTACGACAGTGGAAAGAAGTACCCCCTGGTTGTTAAACTAGGAACCATCAccaaggagggagaagcagatgTGTTCTCCTACGCAGATGATGAAAATGATAGTGTAATAGATCCCTACATAGATGTGCATCTGAAGAACCTAGGAATTAACATAACCAGTTTGAACAAAACGGAAGTTACAACCTTggagaaagaaataaaagaaaatcaaaatataaatttttcgtCTATACTGGATAGGGATACACAGCTGGTATGTAAAGAGGGAAAGGTTGGGTTCCTCAATTTAGGAAATACATGCTACATGAATTGCGCCTTGCAAGTGTTCCTCTCCATCAAAGAGGTCAGCTACAGGTATATAGGCAACCAATTCGACTTCctcctaaccctaaaccctaaaacGAAGACGCACCATGATTTGTTCATTCAGTATGCCAAACTGTGCTGCATGATTTATAAAGGAGATTACAttagcaagaaaaaaaattatataaaaaaatttaaagaagaaTGTCAGGAGAGAAATGTGGAAGTAACCTACGACAGCGATGTGGACGAAGAGGACTGTGTGAGCATCAACCCGTCAATGTTTCGAACGTGTTTAAAtcaaaaggggaaccccTTCTGCAACAACAACCAGCAGGACATCTTCGAGTTTTTAACTTACCTCCTGAATGAGCTgattgaaaatgaaaatgtcatttttcaGAGGCTGCTAAACGGGAGCAACTCCAATAAGAGGAAAATCGACCAGCTGGAGAGCGTCGagcaggggggggcgccCGAAAAGGAGGACAAATTTAAGAAGAGCAACAATGGAAGCGGAGGTAGCGGCGGAGTTAGCGacggggaggagcagcagaaAAGTGAGAAATCCATTTTCAACCTCTTCACCTTCGAAATGGACCAAACCATTGTGAGCGATGAGTATAACCTGAGCAAGAGCTCCTTCCACAACAACATCCTCTCCCTGGACATCCCCCTTGATAGTGCCCTTTTGAAAAGTTTAGAAGCAGAGAGTTCACCTGCGTCCCCCCCGCAAGTGACGCTGCTAGACTGTCTCAaccattttataaaaaaggatcacATTGAGGAGTACTACagtgaggagaaaaaaaggaaaatcttGGCTCAAAAGGATATCAAATTTAAGAGCTTCCCTCCGTACCTCTTTATTCACATTAAAAGATTCTACGCAGATGAGAATTGGAGCGCTAAGAAGATAAACATCCCCGTGCAGACAGATGAATACATCAATTTGGAGTTCATGCGATCGGAGAAGAGTACCCCTGGGGGGGATAACTCCAGTGGGTATGCGGAAGGACAAGGGAAGAACTCCACTGGTGCTTCCCATTCCGGGAAAAGCAACGAAGAGCACATCATGCAACAGCATAAGGATCTCTTGGACTCCCTGCTAGACCTCGGgtttgaaaaggaaaaagtgtTGGAGGCCATCAAAAAGgtcaaagtgaaaaatgtgaacaacTGCATTTCGTACATCTACGGGGAAGACTCGGTGGAGCTGGACCTTCAAGAAATCAGCCAGGGGACGGACGTCAATTCGGAAAACTTAAATTCCATCGTCAGCATGGGCGTCAACAAAAACGTGGCCATGGCCTCCCTCCTCATAAACAAAAACGACTTGCAGAAGTCGATTGACTACATCTTTTCCAATCTGGACGCCCTCACGGAGAGCAAGTGCGCCGCGATCGTCAACCGGAACAAGTGCGAGGACGGCTTGG CCAACTACGAACTCGTCGCGTCCATCGTGCACATGGGAAGCAACGCCAACTCGGGCCACTACATCTGCTACATAAAGGACGGTTCTCA GTGGTACGTATACAACGACAACAAGATTGGCCTGTGCGACGCGAACAAGGGCAAGGACACGGCGTACATCCACTTGTACAAGAGGATCTGA
- a CDS encoding hypothetical protein, conserved (encoded by transcript PVX_089645A) translates to MQTIEAMGTVGGMDPLGAPGPVGTAETPQEEEEMKEEGQILKSDTEESDDGQVEVKEIYNKSNFINGKGARLVRIVSEFVGVQDALRDEGIFFTVVVFGSSRSLSNEKYQSRKKKLEKKLSKLNDLITKSIPLTAMEVAEYERVKKDLEKLHKLKWTTDYYVKIYELSKRLTLFFGTEEGQKAVNNISTHLPKVHSFLPNKKGEKNPNNFTVAICTGGGPGFMEAANKGSREANGRSLGFMVSLPFEKGANQYVDQNLSFKFHYFFTRKFWLVYLSLAFIILPGGFGTLDELMEILTLKQCKKFKRNVPIILFGKDFWSSILNFKKLADYGLISQEDLDSIFLTDCIEEAYNYVINHLKSGSCVADMA, encoded by the coding sequence ATGCAAACGATTGAGGCTATGGGCACAGTGGGGGGAATGGACCCCCTGGGGGCTCCGGGACCCGTGGGGACGGCAGAAACGCCgcaagaggaggaggaaatgaAAGAAGAGGgtcaaattttaaaaagcgaTACAGAAGAAAGTGACGACGGCCAAGTGGAAGTGAAAGAGATCTACAACAAAAGCAATTTTATCAACGGGAAGGGTGCCAGGCTGGTTCGAATAGTATCCGAATTTGTGGGAGTCCAAGACGCACTACGAGATGAAGGAATATTTTTCACAGTGGTCGTTTTTGGCTCCTCCAGATCGTTAAGTAATGAAAAATACCaatcaagaaaaaaaaaattggaaaaaaaactctccAAATTGAATGACCTAATAACAAAGAGCATACCATTAACAGCTATGGAGGTGGCCGAATAtgaaagggtaaaaaaagacttagaaaaattacacaaattaAAATGGACCACAGATtattacgtaaaaatatatgagcTTTCCAAACGGctgactttattttttgggacGGAGGAAGGGCAAAAGGCAGTGAATAACATTTCGACCCATTTGCCAAAGGTACATAGCTTTTTGCCAAATaagaaaggggagaaaaatccAAACAATTTCACCGTTGCGATTTGTACTGGGGGGGGTCCTGGTTTTATGGAGGCAGCAAATAAAGGGAGCAGAGAAGCCAATGGGAGATCCCTAGGCTTTATGGTTTCTCTGCCATTTGAAAAAGGAGCCAATCAATATGTAGATCAGAATTTATCTTTcaaatttcattatttttttactagAAAATTTTGGCTAGTTTATTTATCCCTAGCTTTTATAATCCTCCCAGGGGGGTTCGGAACTTTAGATGAGCTGATGGAGATCCTCACCCTGAAGCAGTGTAAGAAGTTTAAGAGGAATGTGCCCATCATTCTTTTTGGAAAAGACTTTTGGTCTAGCATTCTCAATTTTAAGAAGCTAGCTGACTATGGGCTTATTTCTCAAGAGGATCTAGATTCCATTTTCCTTACGGACTGCATTGAGGAGGCATACAACTACGTCATCAACCATTTGAAGAGCGGCTCTTGTGTGGCCGACATGGCGTGA
- a CDS encoding ribosomal protein l10, putative (encoded by transcript PVX_089650A; Apicoplast targeted protein. Curated by Stuart Ralph, Walter and Eliza Hall Institute of Medical Research, Australia.), with translation MIRKIKRILKVTKLLIQLNSFKLTPNMRMDLLINLPRPHVRVHMVKNTLMKLAVENTPFEAIVPHLKESNTYMFIMNENYIAFTLYGNKAFSSMYKEYKMNNFIKVSVYENTILSKSETENLVNLRTHGFYFGQVVSKLVRLIGDIPRSIMQVPASIARGIYLHAQRGAREGQ, from the coding sequence atgataagaaaaataaaaagaattttaaaagtaaCAAAACTGCTAATACAGTTAAACAGTTTCAAGTTAACTCCAAACATGAGGATGGATTTGTTGATAAATCTGCCCAGACCACATGTACGTGTTCATATGGTAAAGAACACTTTAATGAAGCTAGCTGTGGAGAACACTCCTTTTGAAGCCATCGTGCCCCACCTCAAGGAGAGCAACActtatatgtttattatgAATGAGAATTACATAGCCTTTACTCTGTATGGAAATAAGGCATTCAGTTCTATGTACAAGGaatacaaaatgaacaattttataaaggTGTCTGTTTATGAGAATACGATTTTGAGCAAAAGTGAAACGGAAAATTTGGTTAATTTAAGAACACACGGATTTTACTTTGGGCAAGTGGTGAGCAAGCTCGTCCGGCTGATTGGGGACATCCCGCGCTCCATCATGCAGGTCCCCGCGTCCATCGCGCGCGGCATTTATTTGCACGCGCAGAGGGGCGCGCGCGAGGGGCAGTGA